From the Sphingomonas suaedae genome, one window contains:
- a CDS encoding ATP-binding protein: MRRAFAVLLCWLALSTALPAVAQQRESEALVERAKSAMIAEPSEALRLATDAQRRAKAIPDPVKRAQGEATALWIQAEALIRVRRAQEATARITRALQLISGDQAPTKLRGDLLIARAGVQESDLRFAEALTSLQEAHNIFATLGEKRTQSIALQMIASLYAQANDLASAEKYYEQAAELYTGDARFQMILLNNRGNVLLKLDQPKRAEIEYRKALVLARRENYSNLPQMLTNLARALVDQRDFAGADAAVGEALRIAQADPARRGEAPALAVAAESARLQGNLARAAQLIERSFAGVTLAKTSFALRDAHITAYHVFSAQGRSGLALAHLERVRALGDDAAKLATSANTALMAARFDYANQELRIANLKAEELRREAAFQRTLFLGFGGAALAIVILLSIGLFTIRRSRNQVREANAVLADTNVALEKALKAKTEFLATTSHEIRTPLNGILGMTQIMLRDPAVPDATRDRINIVHGAGMTMRALVDDILDVAKMETGNMTVELAPTDLHATLRDVTRMWEEQARAKGLDFKLDFASAPRWVETDPGRLRQIVFNLLSNAVKFTERGALTLTASSANDRLIFAVADTGIGIPSEKLEEVFESFRQVDAGTTRQFGGTGLGLTIVRNLARALGGDVSVRSVVGEGSVFTVDLPLRLAPAPDAAPPQDGTGEAIVILDRNPIVRGMLRTLFAPKFASVQFASTPDEAVTLARDAIPTLLLADEATLAATGVDAIDALAALSASVPEGVRTAALWSKPDPEAEARLKKTGVGLIVVKPVKGPALVAALVEVRKDFCATGETTLLVSQAA; the protein is encoded by the coding sequence ATGCGGAGGGCGTTCGCCGTCCTGCTTTGCTGGCTGGCCCTGAGTACCGCGCTCCCGGCCGTCGCGCAGCAGCGCGAGAGTGAAGCGCTGGTCGAACGCGCTAAATCGGCGATGATTGCCGAGCCGTCCGAGGCGCTGCGCCTCGCGACGGACGCGCAGCGGCGTGCAAAAGCGATCCCCGATCCTGTCAAGCGTGCACAAGGCGAGGCGACCGCATTGTGGATTCAGGCCGAGGCGTTGATCCGCGTCCGCCGCGCGCAAGAAGCGACCGCACGGATTACACGCGCGCTCCAGCTGATCAGCGGCGATCAGGCCCCCACCAAGCTGCGCGGCGACTTGCTGATTGCCCGCGCCGGGGTGCAGGAGTCGGATCTGCGCTTCGCCGAGGCGCTGACTTCCCTGCAGGAGGCCCACAATATCTTTGCGACGCTGGGCGAGAAGCGCACCCAGTCCATCGCCCTCCAAATGATCGCGTCGCTCTATGCCCAGGCCAACGACCTTGCTAGCGCCGAAAAATACTATGAGCAGGCGGCCGAGCTGTACACGGGCGACGCCCGGTTTCAGATGATCCTGCTGAACAACCGCGGGAACGTCCTTCTGAAGCTCGATCAGCCGAAGCGCGCCGAGATCGAGTATCGCAAGGCGCTGGTTTTGGCCCGACGAGAGAATTACTCGAACCTCCCCCAAATGCTGACCAACCTGGCGCGTGCCCTTGTCGACCAGCGGGACTTTGCAGGAGCCGATGCTGCGGTGGGGGAAGCCCTGAGGATCGCCCAGGCTGATCCTGCACGGCGCGGGGAGGCGCCCGCGCTCGCGGTCGCAGCTGAGTCCGCGCGCCTGCAAGGCAATCTCGCCCGCGCCGCGCAACTGATCGAGCGCAGCTTTGCGGGTGTGACGCTCGCGAAAACCTCGTTCGCGCTGCGCGATGCGCACATCACTGCTTATCACGTCTTCAGCGCGCAGGGACGGAGTGGCCTCGCGCTGGCGCATCTGGAGCGGGTCCGCGCGCTGGGCGACGATGCGGCAAAACTCGCGACATCGGCAAATACGGCGCTGATGGCGGCGCGGTTCGATTATGCGAACCAGGAATTGCGGATCGCAAACCTGAAGGCCGAGGAGCTGCGGCGCGAGGCTGCGTTTCAGCGTACCCTGTTTCTGGGGTTCGGAGGCGCGGCGCTCGCGATCGTCATTTTGCTCAGCATCGGCCTGTTCACCATCCGCCGCAGCCGCAATCAGGTACGCGAGGCGAATGCCGTCCTTGCCGACACCAATGTGGCGCTCGAAAAGGCGCTGAAGGCAAAGACCGAGTTTCTCGCGACCACCAGCCACGAGATCCGCACCCCGCTCAACGGCATCCTTGGCATGACCCAGATCATGCTGCGCGATCCCGCCGTGCCCGACGCGACGCGCGACCGCATCAATATCGTTCATGGTGCGGGCATGACCATGCGGGCGCTGGTCGACGATATTCTCGACGTCGCCAAGATGGAGACGGGAAACATGACGGTCGAACTGGCCCCGACCGATCTCCACGCCACGTTGCGCGACGTGACCCGGATGTGGGAGGAGCAGGCGCGCGCCAAAGGGCTCGATTTCAAACTCGATTTCGCATCCGCGCCGCGCTGGGTGGAAACCGATCCGGGCCGGTTGCGGCAGATCGTCTTCAATCTGCTCTCCAACGCGGTCAAGTTTACCGAGCGCGGCGCCCTCACGCTCACCGCGTCGTCGGCGAACGATCGACTGATCTTCGCGGTCGCGGACACCGGGATCGGTATTCCAAGCGAAAAGCTTGAAGAGGTGTTCGAATCCTTCCGTCAGGTCGATGCGGGAACGACGCGCCAGTTCGGCGGCACGGGCCTGGGGCTTACCATCGTCCGCAATCTGGCGCGTGCATTGGGCGGCGATGTGTCGGTACGCAGCGTCGTCGGCGAAGGATCGGTCTTCACCGTCGACCTGCCCCTGCGCCTTGCCCCGGCCCCGGATGCAGCGCCGCCGCAGGACGGGACGGGGGAGGCGATCGTCATCCTCGACCGCAATCCGATCGTCCGCGGGATGCTTCGCACGCTGTTCGCACCGAAATTCGCGTCGGTGCAGTTTGCGTCGACCCCGGACGAGGCGGTGACACTCGCGCGCGATGCGATCCCCACGCTGCTCCTGGCGGACGAAGCCACGCTGGCTGCCACGGGTGTCGATGCGATCGATGCACTGGCGGCGCTCTCCGCCTCCGTGCCCGAAGGCGTGCGCACTGCGGCGCTGTGGAGCAAACCCGACCCCGAGGCCGAAGCACGGCTGAAGAAAACCGGTGTCGGTCTGATCGTCGTCAAGCCGGTAAAGGGACCCGCTCTGGTGGCAGCGCTGGTTGAGGTTCGTAAAGATTTTTGTGCGACAGGCGAAACGACGCTGCTTGTTTCGCAGGCGGCTTAG